The region TGCATTTACTTATCATGGTTCACCAACAGGAATTCCGAGCAGTCCAACAACAATTTTGTCTGGCATGCAAGGATCTGCTTATTTAGGTTCATCAGTAAATACGCTTGGCGATGCCAATGGTGATGGTTATTCCGATGTAATTGTTGGCGCATATCAATATACTAATGGTCAATATGATGAAGGGGCTACTATTTTATTACGGAACATCAACC is a window of Bacteroidota bacterium DNA encoding:
- a CDS encoding FG-GAP repeat protein, with the translated sequence MNNDGYSDLIIGAIQYNGIATNVGAAFTYHGSPTGIPSSPTTILSGMQGSAYLGSSVNTLGDANGDGYSDVIVGAYQYTNGQYDEGATILLRNIN